In Bacteroidia bacterium, a genomic segment contains:
- a CDS encoding NAD(P)/FAD-dependent oxidoreductase translates to MQNTEILVIGSGMAGLTAAALLAKDGHHITVLEQNWLPGGCSSSYPRKHFWFESGATTLVGLDPGMPVHFLMEKTGISFPVKKLETPMQVYLRNGQKITRYQDLEQWIAEAERVFGPEGQRPFWEYCYQISQFVWQTSLQQLSFPPSSLNDLLDTARSFRPAQLRFAILAYQSMGDLLAKYGLDTNPDFVAFVNEQLLITAQNYHHEVNVLFGATALCYTLFSNFYVPGGMIKMVEALTGFIQSKGGEIVLRNPVEKITRTIDGFVVQSKKGEYKTQKVISAIPINNTLSLFDSPALTKKYKPRVMPSDMLNSAFSLGFAAKRFREFDSLHHQIHLEKPFSFTDAKSIFLSLSDPNDHIRCEAGQMVGSVSFHLPDPGERLVENKETVQQEVLDLLEARGFIRKEDLLYVHSSTQKSWEKWTARKWGFVGGYPQYMNIKPWQMIDARLNGSGAYICGDSVYPGQGIPGACLSGIIAWKKLSADWHLPRVASFI, encoded by the coding sequence ATGCAAAACACAGAAATACTGGTAATCGGAAGTGGAATGGCTGGGTTGACGGCTGCGGCACTGTTGGCAAAAGACGGTCATCATATTACGGTTTTGGAGCAAAACTGGTTGCCTGGCGGTTGTTCTTCTTCCTATCCGCGCAAACATTTCTGGTTTGAAAGTGGGGCAACTACCTTGGTCGGGTTGGACCCCGGTATGCCTGTACATTTTCTTATGGAAAAGACGGGTATTTCTTTTCCCGTCAAAAAACTGGAAACGCCGATGCAGGTATATCTCCGCAACGGCCAAAAAATCACCCGGTATCAGGACCTCGAACAGTGGATCGCAGAGGCGGAACGTGTCTTTGGTCCCGAAGGGCAGCGGCCTTTTTGGGAATATTGTTACCAGATCAGCCAGTTTGTATGGCAAACCTCCCTCCAGCAGCTTTCATTCCCGCCTTCCTCTCTCAATGATTTGCTCGATACTGCCCGTAGTTTTCGTCCGGCTCAGCTTCGTTTTGCCATTCTGGCTTATCAGTCTATGGGGGATCTGCTGGCAAAATATGGTTTGGACACTAACCCCGATTTTGTGGCTTTTGTCAACGAACAATTGCTGATCACTGCACAAAATTACCATCACGAAGTCAATGTGCTCTTTGGCGCAACGGCACTTTGCTACACACTTTTTTCCAATTTTTATGTCCCCGGGGGGATGATCAAAATGGTTGAGGCCTTAACGGGTTTTATCCAGTCCAAAGGGGGCGAAATCGTACTTCGCAACCCGGTGGAAAAAATCACCAGAACCATAGACGGGTTTGTCGTACAGTCAAAAAAGGGAGAATACAAAACGCAAAAGGTGATTTCGGCCATTCCGATCAACAATACCCTCAGTCTGTTTGATAGTCCTGCACTCACAAAAAAATATAAACCCAGGGTTATGCCCTCTGATATGCTCAACAGCGCGTTTTCTCTGGGATTTGCGGCAAAAAGATTCCGGGAATTTGACAGTTTACACCATCAGATCCACCTCGAAAAGCCTTTTTCCTTTACCGATGCCAAAAGCATATTTCTCAGCCTGAGCGATCCCAATGATCATATTCGCTGTGAGGCTGGACAAATGGTGGGGTCTGTCTCTTTTCATCTGCCTGATCCGGGAGAGCGGCTGGTGGAAAATAAAGAAACCGTTCAACAGGAAGTACTCGACTTGCTGGAGGCGCGGGGATTTATCCGGAAAGAAGATTTGCTATATGTCCATTCCTCCACACAAAAATCATGGGAAAAATGGACAGCAAGAAAATGGGGATTTGTCGGCGGATACCCTCAGTACATGAATATTAAACCCTGGCAGATGATCGATGCCCGACTTAATGGCTCAGGTGCTTATATTTGTGGCGATAGCGTGTATCCGGGGCAGGGAATTCCGGGTGCATGTCTGAGTGGGATCATCGCATGGAAAAAATTATCAGCAGACTGGCACCTACCCCGAGTGGCTTCCTTCATATAG
- a CDS encoding glutamate--tRNA ligase family protein yields the protein MSEWDHRMEKIISRLAPTPSGFLHIGNAVNFVLTWVLTRRAGGKLWLRIDDLDAPRMRPEYLEDIFRTIDWLGLDYDFGPSGPDDHIKSFSQQSRQDTYLAAIEQLRQGGGEIFACVCSRSEIRSNSEAGQYGGTCRNAGIPFIQPETTIRIATPPDAVISWSDHLLGKTSVNLYDQMRDFVVRRKDGIPAYQIASLVDDLRLGVNLIVRGEDLANSTAAQLFLSTFLSENAFSQTQFYHHQLLTDDEGRKLSKSAGAYSLKEMRESGKSTSLVFSLAAQILAQPGGHFLSAVDFLDK from the coding sequence ATGTCTGAGTGGGATCATCGCATGGAAAAAATTATCAGCAGACTGGCACCTACCCCGAGTGGCTTCCTTCATATAGGCAATGCGGTTAACTTTGTCCTTACCTGGGTGCTCACCCGAAGGGCAGGGGGGAAGTTATGGCTGCGGATAGATGATCTGGATGCGCCGCGTATGCGGCCTGAGTATCTGGAGGATATTTTCCGCACCATTGACTGGCTGGGACTGGACTATGATTTTGGTCCGTCGGGACCCGATGACCATATCAAAAGTTTTTCACAGCAAAGCCGGCAGGATACCTACCTGGCCGCGATTGAGCAGCTGAGACAGGGGGGTGGGGAAATATTCGCCTGTGTATGTTCACGGTCAGAAATCCGCAGCAATAGCGAAGCGGGGCAATATGGGGGAACCTGCCGAAATGCCGGTATCCCGTTTATCCAGCCAGAAACTACTATAAGAATCGCCACTCCACCTGACGCCGTGATTAGCTGGAGCGATCATTTATTGGGAAAAACTTCGGTAAACCTCTATGACCAAATGCGAGACTTTGTTGTAAGGCGTAAAGATGGCATTCCCGCTTATCAGATTGCTTCTTTGGTAGATGACCTTCGTCTGGGCGTCAACCTGATTGTCAGGGGGGAAGATCTTGCAAATTCTACGGCCGCTCAGCTGTTTCTCTCCACCTTTTTATCTGAAAATGCTTTTTCCCAAACCCAATTTTACCACCACCAGCTTCTTACTGACGATGAAGGGCGAAAGCTTTCCAAGTCAGCGGGTGCATATTCTCTCAAAGAAATGCGGGAATCCGGAAAAAGTACTTCTCTTGTATTCAGCCTGGCTGCCCAAATACTTGCCCAACCGGGGGGACACTTCCTTTCGGCTGTTGATTTTCTTGATAAATGA
- the folE gene encoding GTP cyclohydrolase I FolE, with amino-acid sequence MKPNETLWNGSSLNGKSHNGHHHTGKHGTYHDEIGDHHVATSVDTPLRPDAFALSDDQKIEKITAHFREIMETLGLDLTDDSLSGTPRRVAKMYVKEIFSGLNPENKPDVRLFENKYEYREMLVEKDITFYSNCEHHFVPIYGRVHVAYMSNGKVVGLSKLNRIVQYYARRPQVQERMTRQIAEELKKSLGTQDVAVIIDANHHCVSSRGVNDVNSSTITAEYSGKFKNPETRKEFLQYVSM; translated from the coding sequence ATGAAACCGAACGAAACTTTGTGGAATGGCTCGTCTTTGAACGGAAAAAGTCATAACGGCCACCACCACACAGGGAAACACGGGACTTATCATGACGAGATTGGCGACCATCACGTGGCCACTTCCGTAGATACGCCACTGCGACCTGACGCCTTTGCGCTGAGTGATGATCAGAAAATCGAAAAAATCACGGCTCACTTTCGCGAGATCATGGAGACCCTGGGTCTCGACCTTACCGATGACAGCCTGAGTGGTACGCCACGTCGTGTTGCCAAAATGTATGTAAAGGAAATTTTCAGCGGTCTAAACCCGGAAAACAAGCCCGACGTAAGGCTTTTTGAAAATAAATATGAGTACAGAGAAATGCTGGTAGAAAAGGACATCACCTTTTACTCCAACTGTGAACACCACTTTGTGCCGATATATGGACGCGTACATGTCGCTTATATGAGCAACGGAAAAGTTGTGGGACTTTCCAAACTCAACCGTATTGTTCAATACTATGCCCGCCGCCCGCAGGTACAGGAGCGAATGACCCGGCAGATTGCCGAAGAGCTCAAAAAATCGCTGGGAACGCAAGATGTAGCGGTGATCATCGACGCCAACCACCATTGTGTGTCTTCAAGAGGCGTCAACGACGTAAACAGCAGCACAATTACTGCAGAATATTCAGGAAAATTTAAAAATCCTGAAACCCGGAAGGAGTTTTTACAGTATGTATCTATGTAG